Proteins from a single region of Synchiropus splendidus isolate RoL2022-P1 chromosome 3, RoL_Sspl_1.0, whole genome shotgun sequence:
- the pxdc1b gene encoding PX domain-containing protein 1, translating to MASAVFEGTSLVNMFVRDCWVNGIRRLIISQRGEEEDFFEIRTEWSDRNVLYLHRSYSDLGRLFRRLADCFPEDRGDLCKSPLTEGLVRIKEANDIEEKLNEVERLLKNAINMPCKFSRSEVMLTFFERSPLDQVLRNDKIHRIQPCFQSPMTISEIMRSNGFCLANTETIVFDQSLPEEKERPSSTDSVEHTYEDGLDFLSPETDLCGEDPDAYVTNLSYYHLVPFETDILE from the exons ATGGCTTCGGCTGTTTTCGAGGGGACTTCGCTGGTCAACATGTTCGTCCGCGACTGCTGGGTCAACGGGATCCGGAGGCTGATCATCAGCCAGCGgggcgaggaggaggacttCTTCGAGATCCGGACCGAGTGGTCGGACCGCAACGTCCTCTACTTGCACCGCAGTTACTCGGACCTGGGTCGGCTCTTCAGGAGACTGGCGGACTGTTTCCCTGAGGACCGCGGGGACCTGTGCAAGTCTCCGCTCACTGAAG GTTTGGTGAGAATCAAAGAAGCCAACGACATCGAAGAAAAACTCAACGAAGTCGAGCGACTTCTGAAAAATGCCATCAACATGCCCTGCAAG ttctccaggtcagaggtcatgctGACCTTCTTCGAGAGGTCCCCGCTGGACCAGGTTCTGCGGAACGACAAGATCCACCGCATCCAGCCGTGCTTCCAGAGCCCGATGACCATCTCGG AGATCATGAGGTCGAACGGCTTCTGTCTCGCCAACACGGAAACCATTGTGTTCGACCAGAGCTTGCCAGAAGAGAAGGAGCGACCGTCGTCCACGGACTCAGTGGAGCACAC gtaCGAGGACGGATTGGACTTCTTGTCGCCAGAGACGGATCTGTGCGGCGAGGACCCGGACGCCTACGTCACCAACCTGTCCTACTATCATCTGGTGCCGTTCGAAACCGACATTCTGGAATGA